From a region of the Lactuca sativa cultivar Salinas chromosome 4, Lsat_Salinas_v11, whole genome shotgun sequence genome:
- the LOC111892470 gene encoding uncharacterized protein LOC111892470, whose product MGICSSYESTSVATAKLISHDGRLQEFSYPVKVSYVLQKNPSTFICNSDEMEFDDVVSAISDDDELQLGQLYFALPLSRLRHPLQPEEMAALAVKASSALGGCRRKNVSFTTSGEKCHTKSSGRVADAGVLETGNRRGGVRRGGGGGGSGRRRNFSAMLSAIPE is encoded by the coding sequence ATGGGCATTTGCAGTTCTTACGAATCGACGTCGGTGGCGACGGCGAAGTTGATATCACACGACGGCAGGTTACAGGAATTTTCGTACCCAGTAAAAGTGTCATACGTTCTACAAAAGAATCCATCCACCTTCATTTGTAACTCCGACGAGATGGAATTTGATGATGTGGTTTCCGCCATTAGCGACGACGACGAGCTTCAACTTGGTCAGCTTTATTTCGCGCTTCCGTTGAGCCGGTTGCGACACCCGCTTCAACCGGAGGAAATGGCGGCATTGGCCGTGAAAGCCAGCTCTGCATTGGGTGGTTGTCGCCGGAAAAACGTGTCTTTTACTACGTCTGGGGAGAAGTGTCATACCAAGAGTTCGGGTCGGGTGGCGGATGCCGGTGTTTTAGAGACAGGAAACAGGAGGGGTGGCGTAAGACGCGGCGGCGGCGGCGGTGGTAGTGGAAGAAGACGAAACTTTTCAGCAATGTTGAGTGCTATACCGGAGTAG